The Sorex araneus isolate mSorAra2 chromosome X, mSorAra2.pri, whole genome shotgun sequence DNA segment tagtgtgcaaggccagtgccctagctctccagtcccataaCTCAGTAGCtttggaaagaaaacatttttgagcAGAAAAACAATTTGCAAGCTGAAGAGTTTATtttcaaattggaaaaaaattaaacaaaagatgTAATTTATAATGAGAAAAGAGTATATGGTACGATCAATATAATTActgcaaaataagaaaatggaaagcAAAAACATGTGGATTTGGACATGTAGAGTTAAGTTGACTAAATTTTATCCAATAATGTGAAATTAGTAAAGCAGTTAGATTAAAATTTTCTTAGCTGtcatcaaaaaatatttgattgtattaaataataaaaattgctaATAAGTTAGACTTTTGTtagataattaaattatatataaattaataaaaataaaagtcagtacTAAATGTGCAAATATAACTGTAGCTCTGCTGCACATcaagtgttttaatattttttaaagtgttttaataattttttaattaaaaaattttattttcttttcatctagTAGTTTTTCTCACAGGGCAATTTAGACAATGTTTAATTGTTTCATGGAAATTTTAGCTTATGTATTTCCCTTTAATTTCTTAAAcagtaaaatgtgtttattttataaactgaCATTTGAAGTACAAATTTGAAACAAATGAACTCAAAAATTCATCACCTTCATAAGTTTGGTCTTCATATTTTAATTGTTAACATTTTTCTACAAGCTGTACATACTTTGGGAAGatatttttgtagttttgttgTCACTCAATCATCTATATttggtggttttgttttaaatttcaaaaataagacTTTATGGCTAATATGTACATTTTCTTATTCAGTGACAATGAAAGATCTATATGAACTATATTAGTCATATCATATCTTTAATTAGTACATAAACAATAGGATGTCCATAGgccaattttctaaataaatttaaatctaacTTAAaccatatttttcaaaatatttttcgtAATAGTTTgcaattcttgggctggagtgatagcacagtgttagagcatttgccttgcacatagtcgaccTGAGTTTggcttctccatccctctcagagagcccggcaagctacctatggtgtattcaatatgcaaaaaacaataacaacatatctcacaatggagatgttactggtgcccgctcgagcaaatcaatgagcaacaggatgacagtgacagtgacagtttacaaTTCTTATGTTTCTCCACTGAACATACAATTCTGGGgctgattgtacagcaggtaagatacttgtcttACACAAAGCTGAACCGGATTTTgatccagcaccccagatggactCCTGAtctctgccagatgtggcccaacccccctctaaagaaaaagacatgatgaatgaagaaaaaataagtgtGTTAAATAGGCTATGGTATTAATAATACTAAAAACAAATAGTTGTGATAGACTTCATAATAATGCTGTCAAAATAGTCTATTGGATATTATTCTTGAGGCCAGGCTTTTTTCTGTCTTCCAAATTTCTTCTGCAACATTTGCCAGTTTTAAATAAAGTTCTCAGCAATTCTTATGTAGGGGCTTCCTGCATTGGATAAAACAGCACATGTCTAACAAATGTAAAGGTTTTTTTTCAGTACATCAATGCATCGATCTTTTCCCAACCATCTGTTATCCAGCAGCCCAGCTCTTATTCCCAGCAAGCTTTCCACATGTGTGCAACTGACTGCCATTTCCACTGAGGGTAACAGAGCCATAAAACCCTTTCAGCTCtcacattttgaaataaataatctCTCAACGAGACTTTCAAAGGCATCATTATTAGCAGACTGTACATAACAATTTTCTAAGCCGTATATAAATGTATGTTGCTCTAGAAACTTAATTTGTTCATCCAAATGGCATCAGAGGTCCTCCCGAGGTGATGATAATGGAGCTGAAAGTGTTTCTTGAACTGTATTTCTGTCGTTAAGTATGTTGTTCTGTGGTCATGATGTCAACATCTTTTTCATCCCTAAGAAGAAGAAATGCTAGAGGGTCCAATGGCTGAGAAAGAGAGACTTGATACTACTCTTCCTGGGAAAGAGTGGGGGGCTGCTAAGGCCTCAGACCACCCCAGAGGCCTCAGTGAGGGCCACGTGGCCCCAGTAGTTCCCGAAGAGTGTGGTTCAGCAGGGGCCCTGCAGGAGAAAAGTGTAAAAGAGGTCGCGGACGTGTCTCCAGAAGTAAAAACCCCTTCCTCTGCCAGGGAAGGTGTGTTTTTCTAAGGGCTTGCATGTACGTGGTTGCAAATGATTTCTCCGGCAGCTTACCAACCTTATGGCTACCCAATGCTGTTCCATCGCTCCGTCTTCTCATGACCCCAAGACCACTGTTTAAGTGTTAGTGAGCAGAGTGTGGCTTGCGCAGGTGCCGTGTGGCAGCTTGGTGTTCGGCTGCTGCAGCTGATTTGATTTATACCTTGATTTATTTTGCCATGATACAATACGCTTTGCAGCAAGGCTGTTGATGCTTTGTgcgctttttttttctgtcacccgccttcccccaaccccatctcAAATGTTTGCCAGTCACATTGctaatacatgtgtatatatttatatattttcttttttcttttggagacaGTAATTTatatgcttttcttttaaattgtggAGTTGGACTTTGGCACGCAGACGCCTCAATGgttgaattgtttttgtttgcaaCTGTGATGTGCTTTACTGTGTAAGCTTCAGTGAAGACTGATTTGGTTTCCTTAAAAGCTTCCGCTTTTGCTTCTCATATCATTTCTTCCCCATGGCAACCAACCCGTATCATCACCCTTCTATCTCTGGAGTTTTCATTCATATAACTCTTATTAGAAGTTCACAAAGTATTTCTTTTCTGTAGTTACAACAGGACACACAAGTATTTAAGATAATAATGATCCATACATTTGCTCTTTGGGAGAGGattgaatttttctatttctatgaatCTTTTTCCCAGAAAATTACATTTTACCCTAATGACCACAGTAAAATACAACTGATATTGAACAACAAGCAGGACTCTGAAGTCTTTGAATTGGTGGAACAGAAATTTTtgtaaaattctttaatttctttggaAATCTCTAAAGCATAAATTTGTTAATAGTTTCCCAGGTACTCATGTTCTGGTAGAGGAGTAataatgaaggaagaaaagacacTTTAATAACAGAcgctttttaaacttttgttgttCACATGAATGTTAATATGAGTAGCAATAGTTTAACTTTAGATTTTATTACATCTAGTCTAAGTAAATTCTAGTGGCTAAGATtttgaataatataaaaaatgacTTGTCATTTCCTAGGTTGCATCATAGAAAGTCAATAGCAAATGTATTAATATTTCTCAGTCTGAGATGACTTTGAGAATTTTGTGCCTGAAATTTTTCAGTGCCATCAAAATTGATTCTAACATTTGTTAACTGAGCTACTAACAATGACTCTTAGGTGCTTAGTCTTCTGTTCATAGTCTGACAATTCACTTTTAAAGTAGAGAGCAAAGAGAAAGTTCAGtggaattattttctaaattttgtcctatatacataaatatgtatatatatatgaacttatACATATACTTTGCTAGCCTCACAATACTTccttatttgatatttttgaatttaaaattgttATCAATATAAGTAACATGAAAATTTCTCTCACAGACTGTTTAGGAGAGAACAAAACCAACAatagcatatttaaaatatactcatTACAATTGCTGTACACATTAACTCACAGTAGTTCATTTTAGTAGTAGCACAAATACAGATAAGTCCTGATATTTTCATCTGATTTTTCAATGGAGAGCATGCTTGCATGTTccatcatttttcttctttcctcccaccctccattcATTTGTCATTCAAAATTTGATGCTAACTGCCTGAAAGCACTtgcctattatttatttaaaatcaaccCAATTACTTTAGGTTTACTTACAGCCTCGAAGATGGAGTTCCTTGATACACAGGAATTGACTCCCTCTGCAGCTGAGCCCTTAGGCAAGAAGGAACAGGAGtctgagaaagagaagaagcCTGGTGAAGACCTTAAAAATGCTGCCTTAGTTTCTCAGCCTGAGACAACTAACATTTCCCCTGATACAATGGACACacaagacacagaagaagagaaaacactcccccctccctttgGGCACGCTTTGGATGTCAGTCTTGAAGACGTGAAAGGGAAGACAGAACCAAGCCCAGTGGTACCTGGTATTGGTCTCTCTGCTGAGCCTCTgactccaaaagaacaaaaggactGGTTCATTGAAATGCCAACGGAAGCGAAAAAGGATGAATGGGGTCTAGCTGCTCCAGTATCTCCCGGTCCCCTGACACCCATGAAGGAAAAAGATGTACTTGAGAATATCCCCAAATGGGAAGGGAAACAATTTGATTCTCCCATGCCAAGTCCCTTTCAGGGTGGAAGCTTCACTCTTCCTTTAGGGGTCATAAAGAATGAAATAGTTGCAGGATCATCACCCTTTGCCTCTGCCCTGTTACAGCTAGAAGACAAAAAGTTTCAGGACGAAACCAGTGGCCTACCAGCTGCCAAAGATAGTGCAACAACGGAAGCTCCTCATGAGGAGGAACCTGACAGAATGGCAGAAGCACCAGTCTCTCAGGCCATGACCCCGTCCAAAGAGGATCACATTCCAGCTGCAGAGAAAGAATTAGAAGAGAAGGAGGCCCTCGTGCAAGAGAGTGTTTGTACAAATGAAACCACCACTCTCAGTGATCAGGAACTCGAACATAGGCAGAAGGAGCCTCAGTTCAACCAGGAAGAAACCATTTCTGACAAAGAAACCAGGCCTGAAGAAAGGGCAGATGAAAAAACGGGGCCAGTTCAGAGCTTCGTAGAGCATGCTTTTTCAGGAGAACAGAAAACCCAGGATTCATTCCCTGGAAGCCTGGACAAAGGCATGATAGAACCAGTCAAACTGAGTGAAAAGAGCGCAATCCAGGACCTCTTTGAAGAAAATATTGCTGAGCAAGATAATAACGTTGAAGGAATTGAGGCTGCAGCATCAGCTGAGCTTCAGATGCCACTTTATGAAGACAAGTCGGGGATGTCGAAGTACTTTGAGACATCTGCTTTGAAAGAAGAAGTCACAAAGAGCCTCCAGTCAGCCAGTGATTACTATGAACTGAGTGATACAAGAGAGAGTGCCGAAGAAGAGTCTCTTGATACTCTGTCTCCTATGTATAAAGAGGGTGACAGGAAATTTCAGGCAGGAAAAGAGTCCCAGCCCAGTGTCCCAGCTCAAGACTCTGGTTATAGCACTCTTGCACAGAGTTATCCTTCCGAATTACCTGAAGAACCCAGTTCTCCTCAAGAAAGAATGTTCACTATTGATCCAAAAGTATATGGGGAGAAAAGGGATCTCCACAGTAAGAATAAAGATGATTTGACACTAAGCAGGAGTTTAGGGCTTGGTGGTCGGTCTGCGATAGAACAGAGAAGCATGTCCATCAATTTGCCCATGTCCTGCCTGGACTCCATAGCCCTTGGGTTTAATTTTGGCCGGGGGCATGATCTTTCTCCTCTTGCTTCTGACATTCTAACGAACACAAGTGGGAGTATGGATGAAGGGGATGATTACCTCCCCGCCACAACACCAGCACTGGAGAAAGCGCCTTGCTTCCCAATAGAAagcaaagaggaggaagaacaggtagagaaagagaaagctgcCAGAGAGGAAAATACTCAAGCGGAGGCACCGTGCGAGTCACCGTTCCTAGCCAAAGATTTTTACAAAAACGGTACTGTCATGGCCCCTGACCTGCCTGAAATGCTAGATCTGGCAGGAACAAGGTCCAGGTTAGCATCCGTGAGTGCAGATGCTGAGGTTGCCAGAAGGAAATCAGTCCCATCAGAGACTCTGATTGAGGAGGGTCGTACTGGCTTGCCCCCTGTCACCGATGAAAACCATGGCATGGTAAAAACAGACAGTCAACCTGAAGATATGGGCTACTGTGTGTTCAATAAATACACAGTACCACTCCCATCCCCTGTTCAGGACAGTGAGAATTTATCAGGGGAGGGCGGTTCCTTTTACGAAGGCACTGATGATAAAGCGCGCAGAGATTTGGCTGCAGACCTTTCGTTGATCGAGGTGAAACTGGCAGCTGCTGGAAGAGTTAAAGATGAGTCGAGCGCTGAGAAGGAAACAGCCCCACAGGTCTCTGGTGATAAATCAGGACTGGGTAGGGAGTTGGATCAGGAGAGGAAGGTTAGTGATAAGCTGGATACCGTAGTCGAAAAGAGCGAAGAACAAGCTGATGCAAAAGAACATGCCAAGGAAACAGAAGGAGCCAGTGATAAAGTGGAACCATTTGGTCTCGGAGCAACCTCTGAGGAAGCCTCAGCCAAAGAACTGGCAGGATCAAAGGATGCACCACCACCGCTGGCTGAGAAGGCAGAAAAAGGTCTTAGTTCAGTGCCAGAGGTAGCTGAAGTAGAAACATCCGGCACAGCTGAACCAGATTTTGCCACCAAGAAAGCTGACCAGGGACCACTAGATATTAAAATCAGTGACTTTGGACAGATGGCCTCAGGGCTAAACATAGATGCCGGAAGGGCTGCAGAGGACTTTGTCTCCTCACCTACAGTGTCCCGTGGAGCGGAGGTGTTCTTGGGTCTCGAGCCTGGCCCTCTGAAAGAAGGCACTAAAGTTAGTGAGACAGAAGTCAAGGAGAAGGTGGCCAAGCCAGACTTAGTGCATCAAGAGGCTGTAGACAAAGAAGAGTCCTACGAGTCCAGTGGTGAGCATGAAAGCCTCACCATGGAGTCCTTGAAAGCAGAcgagggaaagaaggaaacatCCCCAGAATCTTCTCTGATTCAGGATGAGATTGCCATCAAGTTGTCTGTGGAAATACCTTGCGCATCTGCAGCTCCAGAGGAGAAAGCTGATGTCCAGATGGAATTCATTGAGCTGCCCAAAGAAGAAAGCAGAGAGACCCCAGATATATCAATTACACCGTCAGAGGTGACGGAAGCCATCACAGCTCAAGCAGTCGAGGCcccaggggaggaggaagaaatagaagccCGGGGAGAGTATGATAAGCTGCTCTTCCGCTCCGACACCCTTCAGATCGCTGACCTGGGCGTCCCAGGTGTCAGGGAGGAATTTGTGGAGACCTGCCCAGGGGAACACAAGGGAGTGATTGAGTCCGTTGTGACCATCGAAGATGATTTCATCACCGTCGTTCAAACCACAACCGACGAAGGGGAGTCGGGCGCTCACAGTGTGCGTTTCGCAGCCCTCGAGCATCCGGAAATGGACAGGAGACCGTCCCCTCATGCTGAAGAGGCAGCAGAAGCCCAGGCAGAACCCAGAGATGGCTCCCCAGAGGCGCCAGCGTCCCCAGTGAGAGGCGAGCTTGACTATAGGACGGACACCTATGATGATTACAAAGACGAGACCACCATAGACGACTCCATCCTGGATGCTGACAGTCTCTGGGTGGACACGCAaggtgtgcattttttttttaactttttttttctcccaaataaAGTCCAGTAgcctcttggattttttttttttcatttttaaagatgttaacctatccccttatttttttttttggccttttatGAAATCTCTGAGGGGCTTTGTACATTGGTTACTAATGTTTTCGTTGTTGTTGTCATGGTTTGCTTTGATTCACAGATGATGATAGAAGCATCATGACAGAACAGTTAGACACTATTCCTAAAGAGGAGAAAGCTGAAAAGGAAGCTCGGAGACCATCTCTGGAGAAACATAGAAAAGAAAAGCCTTTTAAAACCGGGAGAGGCAGAATTTCCACTCCTGAAAGAAAAATAGCTAAAAAGGAACCTAGCACAGTCTCCAGAGATGAAGTGAGAAGGAAAAAAGGTTCATTTAACAATcacttcttttttgaaaaaataaatgtgtttgcaGTAATTCGTTATTACTCTTTGTATAAAAGAAGCTTACCTAACAGTAGTAACtaattatttgtaaaatttcGTTCGGTTTTGCTCCAAGTGTTCGATTCTTTTCCTGATGGTAtgctttttttgtgttttcttattcATAGCAGTTTATAAGAAGGCTGAACTTGCTAAAAAAACAGAAGTTCAGGCCCACTCTCCCTCCaggaaattcattttaaaacctGCTATCAAATATACTAGACCAACTCATCTCTCCTGTGTTAAGCGGAAAACGACAGGTGACTGTTCAATTCTGCAATGTGGCTGGCAAACAtagacatgtattttttttaatctcatttatATAGCagcttcttcattttgtttttcttccccaAAATTCAACAGTCATAAACAATTTCACTATTGTCATGTATCattattctttttctcccccccccccttcctacAGAAGAGGTCATGACCATCTGTTTCTTTGTCATACTCAGATTTAACAGTGATTGTATCTTGGCATTATTCTCTAGTGTCACATTCTGGGGATTCCTATTTTCATTCAGTGTGTTTGGTTAGACGATGGCGATGAATATAACCGTGGTatgcattttcattattttgcttatttatcttCCTCATGCTTAAAAAATCATACGTACTTGTCTTATTTTCTATATTGTTACTGCCAAATCTGTTACTGATGTTGAATTTACTGAAATGCACCGAGAATATACAGTGCttttgagtttaaaaataaaaagcaaatctgGGCTAAAATTGTGGTTGCAAAATTACTTTGAATGAAAGGGAGGGGGAATGTAACCTCATCCCATTTTGTTCCTCACACCAAAATTCATAACAATTCTTTCATTCTACTGAGTTGTATCTTTTtcctatttcatcttttttttaatgcattggcTACAAACTGCTACAATAATCTATAGAATAAAATCAAGTTAGTTGGTGGTCTTATGATAGCCATGAAAAAAAAGTACCttgtatttgttttcttcatATATGAATCATTCTGTGTGCTTTCCTTTAAGAACTAATATCTGTCGTAGgatttgaaaatgaaagaaatataatttaaaattataaagaaaatgtaaatgataAAGGTTGGAGGGTAAAGAATTTCTCTAAGTATTAGGAAATGAATATGTCTCTAAATTTTATATCACATCatactcaaataatttttattaaacctgaatattttttgttcaaaatgtttatatttttagataagTGCTTAGTCATGCAGATCTTTTAGTTTTGAcataaaagttatatattttacCTGAATGTGAAAGATTGTATAAGGACTGTGGATTGTCAGAAGAAATTTTAGAAGACTGGTGAAGTGTCTATATGTTATTGCTGTTCAGTACTTATATTGATAGTAATTGTTTTTAATTCACTTGTTAAAGGAAATTAAAGATTTTTGGAGTAATTAGGATTTTCCTATCTATCCAAAATACATTTAACAAAAAACATATACCAAATATGAGTGTGTTGTCTTAAACCAAACTAAGTCACAGAAATTTATGATATAGAAATAGCAGGTAGACATAATttgcaggttaaaaaaaaaaacagttccagAATCTGTGAATAATCTTACTAGCCAGTTCTAAATAGCATACAGCATATTGTAGaacgtttttatttttgtgatagaGCTGCATATGGCATAGAAAATCTTTTTGAAACTTGTTCAGGGTGCTTATAAGGATAGTGATTTCACCCCCACTCCCTGaggttttctcttttgtaataGCAAATTAAGGAACAAATAAGTACACAACCTCCTACCTTTCATTTTCCAAGCACCATTTTTAAATGGAGATAGTTGGATTGTTTCTATTCATGAGAGACATTTAATTCATGTGAGGTAAGTCATCAACAGAAAAAATGCTCAagttaatgaaattaaaaaattgaaagcattAGTCTAAGACAGCAGCAAGAAAAACAACAGTAACAGATGTGGTAATAATTTCATACAGGAAGTGCATGTGTAGACCATATTTGATATTACTGAACTTAAAATTCTTGTCATGTCTTCTCTCTTTgacaagttatttttcttttgtcttttctcatGTGATACTGTTCACATCAAATAAGTGTGTTGTTCTGTTGTGAAGTGAAGAGGTGTAGAAGGAAAGGGGTTGGCTGCTTGTAATAATCTcaaaactaaaatacagaaataagttGGTATGTCAATGACTATCAAAAGAGGGTATTAGCATCTTCATGCACACTCACTTATATCATGTCAACTCGAAAAACTAATCAGCCCCTCTTCCTTATATTTTTCGGTATTTAGATTGCTATTCTGTGACTCCATTCTAACGGATCTATCATGTAATAGTAATGTCAAGACACCTTGGTAATCAATTGGAAATCATGTGTTTCTCTTACCTGTGCTTTGGTAAATGCTGAGTTACTTCACATAGCACAAACTATACTGAGAGCTACATGCTATAAAGTTTCTTCAGTTACCAAATCTAAATCTTAAGATGAGAAAAATATTGCATTAGTCTAATGAGATAACTAGAAATCCCAAAAGTATTCAAATGTATTTATGTGATGTTTGGCCACTAAgtttgctgttgtttttctgtttcacagCAGCTGGTGGTGAATCAACTCAGGCTCCCAGTGTATTTAAACAGGCAAAGGACAAAGTTTCTGTGAGTAAAATGATGTCTTTTCTTGCCTTCATTTAAAGTTATTATAGCTATTAATAGTAATGCATTAATAACTGTAGGTAGACTTAAGACTGTAGTTGTTtgctctaaatttttatttaaattgtcttCTCACACAGAATGGTTTTCAATGGCAAATTGGGCATGAAAATGTTTCTGGAGTGACTTGTGATCATGCATGATCAGAGTAGAACTGGGATTTAGGCTATTATTTCCTTACTCCGGGCTACTTTATTAGTAATATAGAAATATACAAAACCAACAGTTTAATCTGGCAAAAAAATGAGGAAGCTAAATATATTGCTTTTCAGAGGATCAAAGCAAACCATTATAATCAACACTGGACTATTTCATAATAAATGTCATGggttttgttataaaataaagatgtgtGAAAATTAAACAATGTAAATGAGCAAATAtaagtgaaaatgaaatataattccaTTATTTAAAGACAATTATACTTAAGCATTTTGATATGGACTATTTTTCCACATATTTgtatgtttaaaaacaaaaaagaagctaaTTTTTTATAACATATTCAAAAGATTTCCGTGTCATTAGACATTCTCGTGCATCATTTCAATGTCTGTCTAACATTGCATTTTATTTGAAAGTGTTAAACTTAATTCATTCCTTAGTATTTGACATTTGAAGTTTTAATTGCTTTAGTCATTTTTAACAATATCActgtagaaatattttttggcTAAATCTATTAATGAATTTGCATACATTTCTTTAGGATGGGAGTGCAATTGCTGCTGTTTCAAAAA contains these protein-coding regions:
- the MAP2 gene encoding microtubule-associated protein 2 isoform X8, translated to MADDRKDEAKVPHWTSAPLTEAAAHPHSPEIKDQGGAGAGLVRSANGFPYREDEEGAFGERGSQDTYSNTKENGINGELTSADRETAEEVSARIVQVVTAEAVAVLKGEQEKEAQNKDQPAALPLAAEETANLPPSPPPSPSPASEKTVTVEEASKMEFLDTQELTPSAAEPLGKKEQESEKEKKPGEDLKNAALVSQPETTNISPDTMDTQDTEEEKTLPPPFGHALDVSLEDVKGKTEPSPVVPGIGLSAEPLTPKEQKDWFIEMPTEAKKDEWGLAAPVSPGPLTPMKEKDVLENIPKWEGKQFDSPMPSPFQGGSFTLPLGVIKNEIVAGSSPFASALLQLEDKKFQDETSGLPAAKDSATTEAPHEEEPDRMAEAPVSQAMTPSKEDHIPAAEKELEEKEALVQESVCTNETTTLSDQELEHRQKEPQFNQEETISDKETRPEERADEKTGPVQSFVEHAFSGEQKTQDSFPGSLDKGMIEPVKLSEKSAIQDLFEENIAEQDNNVEGIEAAASAELQMPLYEDKSGMSKYFETSALKEEVTKSLQSASDYYELSDTRESAEEESLDTLSPMYKEGDRKFQAGKESQPSVPAQDSGYSTLAQSYPSELPEEPSSPQERMFTIDPKVYGEKRDLHSKNKDDLTLSRSLGLGGRSAIEQRSMSINLPMSCLDSIALGFNFGRGHDLSPLASDILTNTSGSMDEGDDYLPATTPALEKAPCFPIESKEEEEQVEKEKAAREENTQAEAPCESPFLAKDFYKNGTVMAPDLPEMLDLAGTRSRLASVSADAEVARRKSVPSETLIEEGRTGLPPVTDENHGMVKTDSQPEDMGYCVFNKYTVPLPSPVQDSENLSGEGGSFYEGTDDKARRDLAADLSLIEVKLAAAGRVKDESSAEKETAPQVSGDKSGLGRELDQERKVSDKLDTVVEKSEEQADAKEHAKETEGASDKVEPFGLGATSEEASAKELAGSKDAPPPLAEKAEKGLSSVPEVAEVETSGTAEPDFATKKADQGPLDIKISDFGQMASGLNIDAGRAAEDFVSSPTVSRGAEVFLGLEPGPLKEGTKVSETEVKEKVAKPDLVHQEAVDKEESYESSGEHESLTMESLKADEGKKETSPESSLIQDEIAIKLSVEIPCASAAPEEKADVQMEFIELPKEESRETPDISITPSEVTEAITAQAVEAPGEEEEIEARGEYDKLLFRSDTLQIADLGVPGVREEFVETCPGEHKGVIESVVTIEDDFITVVQTTTDEGESGAHSVRFAALEHPEMDRRPSPHAEEAAEAQAEPRDGSPEAPASPVRGELDYRTDTYDDYKDETTIDDSILDADSLWVDTQDDDRSIMTEQLDTIPKEEKAEKEARRPSLEKHRKEKPFKTGRGRISTPERKIAKKEPSTVSRDEVRRKKAVYKKAELAKKTEVQAHSPSRKFILKPAIKYTRPTHLSCVKRKTTAGGESTQAPSVFKQAKDKVSDGITKSPEKRSALPRPSSILPPRRGVSGDREENSFSLNSSISSARRTTRSEPIRRAGKSGTSTPTTPGSTAITPGTPPSYSSRTPGTPGTPSYPRTPHTPGTPKSSILVPSEKKVAIIRTPPKSPATPKQLRLINQPLPDLKNVKSKIGSTDNIKYQPKGGQVQIVTKKIDLSHVTSKCGSLKNIRHRPGGGRVKIESVKLDFKEKAQAKVGSLDNAHHVPGGGNVKIDSQKLNFREHAKARVDHGAEIITQSPGRSSVASPRRLSNVSSSGSINLLESPQLATLAEDVTAALAKQGL
- the MAP2 gene encoding microtubule-associated protein 2 isoform X9 produces the protein MEFLDTQELTPSAAEPLGKKEQESEKEKKPGEDLKNAALVSQPETTNISPDTMDTQDTEEEKTLPPPFGHALDVSLEDVKGKTEPSPVVPGIGLSAEPLTPKEQKDWFIEMPTEAKKDEWGLAAPVSPGPLTPMKEKDVLENIPKWEGKQFDSPMPSPFQGGSFTLPLGVIKNEIVAGSSPFASALLQLEDKKFQDETSGLPAAKDSATTEAPHEEEPDRMAEAPVSQAMTPSKEDHIPAAEKELEEKEALVQESVCTNETTTLSDQELEHRQKEPQFNQEETISDKETRPEERADEKTGPVQSFVEHAFSGEQKTQDSFPGSLDKGMIEPVKLSEKSAIQDLFEENIAEQDNNVEGIEAAASAELQMPLYEDKSGMSKYFETSALKEEVTKSLQSASDYYELSDTRESAEEESLDTLSPMYKEGDRKFQAGKESQPSVPAQDSGYSTLAQSYPSELPEEPSSPQERMFTIDPKVYGEKRDLHSKNKDDLTLSRSLGLGGRSAIEQRSMSINLPMSCLDSIALGFNFGRGHDLSPLASDILTNTSGSMDEGDDYLPATTPALEKAPCFPIESKEEEEQVEKEKAAREENTQAEAPCESPFLAKDFYKNGTVMAPDLPEMLDLAGTRSRLASVSADAEVARRKSVPSETLIEEGRTGLPPVTDENHGMVKTDSQPEDMGYCVFNKYTVPLPSPVQDSENLSGEGGSFYEGTDDKARRDLAADLSLIEVKLAAAGRVKDESSAEKETAPQVSGDKSGLGRELDQERKVSDKLDTVVEKSEEQADAKEHAKETEGASDKVEPFGLGATSEEASAKELAGSKDAPPPLAEKAEKGLSSVPEVAEVETSGTAEPDFATKKADQGPLDIKISDFGQMASGLNIDAGRAAEDFVSSPTVSRGAEVFLGLEPGPLKEGTKVSETEVKEKVAKPDLVHQEAVDKEESYESSGEHESLTMESLKADEGKKETSPESSLIQDEIAIKLSVEIPCASAAPEEKADVQMEFIELPKEESRETPDISITPSEVTEAITAQAVEAPGEEEEIEARGEYDKLLFRSDTLQIADLGVPGVREEFVETCPGEHKGVIESVVTIEDDFITVVQTTTDEGESGAHSVRFAALEHPEMDRRPSPHAEEAAEAQAEPRDGSPEAPASPVRGELDYRTDTYDDYKDETTIDDSILDADSLWVDTQDDDRSIMTEQLDTIPKEEKAEKEARRPSLEKHRKEKPFKTGRGRISTPERKIAKKEPSTVSRDEVRRKKAVYKKAELAKKTEVQAHSPSRKFILKPAIKYTRPTHLSCVKRKTTAAGGESTQAPSVFKQAKDKVSDGITKSPEKRSALPRPSSILPPRRGVSGDREENSFSLNSSISSARRTTRSEPIRRAGKSGTSTPTTPGSTAITPGTPPSYSSRTPGTPGTPSYPRTPHTPGTPKSSILVPSEKKVAIIRTPPKSPATPKQLRLINQPLPDLKNVKSKIGSTDNIKYQPKGGQVQIVTKKIDLSHVTSKCGSLKNIRHRPGGGRVKIESVKLDFKEKAQAKVGSLDNAHHVPGGGNVKIDSQKLNFREHAKARVDHGAEIITQSPGRSSVASPRRLSNVSSSGSINLLESPQLATLAEDVTAALAKQGL